The following proteins come from a genomic window of Larimichthys crocea isolate SSNF chromosome XV, L_crocea_2.0, whole genome shotgun sequence:
- the zgc:174906 gene encoding uncharacterized protein zgc:174906 has protein sequence MAEEQAEIKLLRSQKAKLIEILSTDADFVLQHADSCSLLSRHGYQQVKACRSPSEKVTELLDHILQRGPEAVTGLLKLLNSEPLQETFPMLSFIKDLEVHTVSSGEKETFPVPETMPSKDICNNGYCLVTEKQLMTLARTIGKTWREIGRMALDIPSVKLEQFELDNSHHVEQVFAMLRYWRNRQREKATAASLHSLLSQEDYALPPESIDFLLRD, from the exons ATGGCTGAGGAACAAGCAGAAATCAAGTTACTCAGAAGCCAGAAGGCAAAGCTAATAGAAATTCTAAGCACAGACGCTGACTTCGTCCTGCAGCATGCAGACTCTTGCAGTCTGCTGTCTCGTCACGGCTACCAGCAGGTCAAAGCTTGCCGTTCTCCTAGTGAGAAAGTGACAGAACTGCTGGATCATATCCTCCAGAGAGGGCCTGAAGCAGTAACGGGTCTCCTGAAACTACTGAACAGCGAACCCCTGCAGGAAACTTTCCCAATGCTTAGTTTTATTAAGGATCTGGAAGTCCACACAGTGTCTTCAG gagaaaaagaaacatttccagTTCCTGAGACCATGCCGTCCAAAGACATCTGCAACAATG GTTATTGCTTAGTGACGGAGAAACAGCTGATGACCTTGGCACGTACCATTGGCAAAACTTGGAGGGAGATTGGCAGAATGGCTCTAGACATCCCCTCTGTGAAGCTGGAACAGTTTGAATTGGACAATTCGCACCATGTTGAGCAAGTGTTTGCCATGTTGCGCTACTGGCGTAATCGCCAGAGGGAGAAGGCCACTGCTGCTTCTCTGCACTCCCTGCTCAGTCAGGAAGACTATGCGCTGCCACCTGAAAGCATTGACTTTCTGTTGAGAGACTGA
- the csad gene encoding cysteine sulfinic acid decarboxylase has product MDSSGNGYLNEPLIDHAEGQLFLTEAFKIIVEEVLCKGTDVKQKVCEWREPEELAQLLDLELKATGESQDRLLQRVQDVAKYSIKTSHPRFLNQQFGGVDYHALAGRFLTEALNTNLFTYEVAPVFVLLEMEVLKSLRQLVGWTQGDGIFCPGGSASNMYAMNLARYRLFPEVKSQGLYGLPRLTVFTSSQSHYSVKKGAAFLGIGIDNVIVVKVDDGGCMIPEDLDEKIKLSKSQGAVPFLVSCTSGTTVQGAFDPLDRIADVCEKHKIWMHVDAAWGGSVLFSKQHRHLMKGVDRANSVAWNPHKMLLAGLQCSAFLLQDTTNLLKRCHSANATYLFQQDKFYDVNLDCGDKTVQCSRKVDCLKLWLMWKAIGSSGMAQRVDKAFIHARYLEEQMKKREGFHLVCKPEFVNICFWFIPPSMRGKEQNADYQDRLGKVAPAIKERMMKQGTMMVGYQPLADKVNFFRLVVLSPQVSTKDMDFFLDEIERLGNDL; this is encoded by the exons ATGGACTCAT CAGGAAATGGGTACCTGAACGAACCTCTCATTGATCACGCAGAGGGCCAACTCTTCTTGACAGAAGCCTTTAAAATTATTGTGGAGGAGGTGCTCTGCAAGGGCACAGATGTCAAACAAAAG GTTTGTGAGTGGAGAGAGCCAGAGGAGCTGGCTCAGCTGCTGGATCTGGAGCTGAAGGCGACAGGGGAGTCACAAGACAGGCTCCTGCAGAGAGTACAAGATGTTGCCAAGTACAGCATCAAAACAA GTCACCCACGTTTTCTTAATCAGCAGTTTGGCGGGGTGGACTATCATGCCTTGGCTGGACGATTCCTCACTGAGGCTCTCAACACTAACCT CTTCACCTATGAGGTAGCCCCAGTGTTTGTGCTATTAGAGATGGAGGTCCTGAAAAGCTTGCGGCAACTGGTCGGCTGGACACAAGGTGATGGTATTTTCTGCCCTGGAGGATCTGCCTCTAACATGTACGCCATGAACCTCGCACGCTACCGACTCTTCCCAGAGGTCAAATCCCAGGGGCTGTATGGTCTCCCACGACTTACCGTCTTCACATCTTCGCAG AGCCATTACTCTGTGAAGAAAGGAGCTGCCTTTCTAGGCATTGGGATAGACAATGTCATCGTGGTGAAAGTGGACGATGG GGGCTGCATGATTCCAGAGGACTTGGATGAAAAGATAAAGCTGTCAAAATCTCAG GGTGCAGTGCCATTCCTTGTAAGTTGCACATCAGGCACCACAGTGCAGGGTGCGTTTGACCCACTGGACCGCATAGCCGATGTCTGTGAGAAACACAAGATCTGGATGCACGTGGAT gCTGCCTGGGGAGGGAGTGTGCTCTTTTCCAAGCAGCACAGGCATCTGATGAAAGGGGTTGACAG AGCAAATTCAGTAGCCTGGAATCCACACAAGATGCTGTTGGCCGGCCTGCAGTGTTCTGCATTCCTGCTACAGGATACCACG AACTTGCTGAAGCGGTGCCACAGTGCCAACGCCACATACCTGTTCCAGCAAGACAAATTCTACGATGTGAATCTGGACTGCGGGGATAAGACTGTGCAGTGCAGCCGCAAGGTTGACTGTCTAAAGCTGTGGTTGATGTGGAAAGCTATCGGCTCCAGTGGCATGGCACAGCGTGTAGACAAAGCTTTTATCCATGCAAG GTATCTGGAAgaacaaatgaagaaaagagaagggTTTCATCTTGTGTGTAAG CCGGAGTTTGTGAATATATGCTTCTGGTTTATACCACCCAGCATGAGGGGGAAGGAGCAAAATGCAGATTACCAGGACAGACTGGGGAAA GTAGCTCCAGCTATCAAGGAACGCATGATGAAACAAGGCACTATGATGGTGGGCTACCAACCTTTGGCTGACAAGGTCAACTTTTTCCGTCTGGTTGTTTTGTCTCCACAGGTTTCTACGAAAGACATGGACTTCTTTCTTGACGAAATTGAAAGACTAGGAAATGATttgtga
- the znf740b gene encoding zinc finger protein 740b isoform X1, which produces MTHHSNSSVRDHMKWAGLLGCEAVLSSMALMQANNIPGQKRMMSSLSQGHRASPESHQTHSQHSHHGHQAHHGQAHQSHVGHASGGSCPPLLIRKDGDYHSSRLMDGKDMQANQNLQPKKKHKKSGSSNKVKEKVEHILPQIDMDDDDTDDDSSLKVQKNFICDHCYGAFRSSYHLKRHILTHTGEKPFACDACDMRFIQRYHLDRHKRVHSGEKPYQCDRCHQSFSRTDRLLRHRRLCTVGISKEENQYSQDASAHPASWSPLQPSNNRLTV; this is translated from the exons ATGACACACCATTCCAACAGCTCTGTTCGAGACCATATGAAATGG GCTGGGTTGCTGGGCTGCGAGGCGGTGCTGTCCAGCATGGCCCTCATGCAAGCCAACAACATCCCAGGCCAGAAGAGGATGATGTCATCCTTGAGTCAAGGACACAGGGCCAGCCCAGAGAGTCACCAAACCCACTCTCAGCACAGTCACCATGGGCACCAGGCTCACCATGGACAAGCCCACCAGAGCCACGTGGGCCATGCTTCAGGTGGTAGCTGTCCACCCCtg CTGATCCGAAAAGACGGGGATTATCACTCCTCAAGACTGATGGATGGAAAGGACATGCAGGCAAACCAGAATTTGCAACCCAAGAAGAAGCACAAAAAATCAGGCTCGTCCAACAAAGTTAAAGAGAAAGTGGAG CATATACTTCCACAAATCGACATGGATGATGACGACACAGACGACGACAGTTCATTGAAAGTGCAGAAGAACTTCATCTGTGACCACTGCTATGGAGCTTTCCGGAGTAGCTACCACCTCAAGAGACATATACTCACACATACAG GAGAAAAGCCATTTGCGTGCGATGCGTGTGATATGCGGTTCATTCAGCGTTACCACCTGGACAGACACAAAAGGGTGCACAGCGGAGAGAAGCCATACCAGTGTGACCGCTGCCATCAG AGCTTCTCAcggacagacaggctgctgaGACACCGACGGCTATGCACGGTTGGGATAAGCAAAGAGGAAAACCAGTACTCACAGGACGCATCTGCTCATCCAGCTTCCTGGAGCCCCTTACAGCCTTCCAACAACCGTCTGACTGTCTGA
- the znf740b gene encoding zinc finger protein 740b isoform X2 — protein sequence MALMQANNIPGQKRMMSSLSQGHRASPESHQTHSQHSHHGHQAHHGQAHQSHVGHASGGSCPPLLIRKDGDYHSSRLMDGKDMQANQNLQPKKKHKKSGSSNKVKEKVEHILPQIDMDDDDTDDDSSLKVQKNFICDHCYGAFRSSYHLKRHILTHTGEKPFACDACDMRFIQRYHLDRHKRVHSGEKPYQCDRCHQSFSRTDRLLRHRRLCTVGISKEENQYSQDASAHPASWSPLQPSNNRLTV from the exons ATGGCCCTCATGCAAGCCAACAACATCCCAGGCCAGAAGAGGATGATGTCATCCTTGAGTCAAGGACACAGGGCCAGCCCAGAGAGTCACCAAACCCACTCTCAGCACAGTCACCATGGGCACCAGGCTCACCATGGACAAGCCCACCAGAGCCACGTGGGCCATGCTTCAGGTGGTAGCTGTCCACCCCtg CTGATCCGAAAAGACGGGGATTATCACTCCTCAAGACTGATGGATGGAAAGGACATGCAGGCAAACCAGAATTTGCAACCCAAGAAGAAGCACAAAAAATCAGGCTCGTCCAACAAAGTTAAAGAGAAAGTGGAG CATATACTTCCACAAATCGACATGGATGATGACGACACAGACGACGACAGTTCATTGAAAGTGCAGAAGAACTTCATCTGTGACCACTGCTATGGAGCTTTCCGGAGTAGCTACCACCTCAAGAGACATATACTCACACATACAG GAGAAAAGCCATTTGCGTGCGATGCGTGTGATATGCGGTTCATTCAGCGTTACCACCTGGACAGACACAAAAGGGTGCACAGCGGAGAGAAGCCATACCAGTGTGACCGCTGCCATCAG AGCTTCTCAcggacagacaggctgctgaGACACCGACGGCTATGCACGGTTGGGATAAGCAAAGAGGAAAACCAGTACTCACAGGACGCATCTGCTCATCCAGCTTCCTGGAGCCCCTTACAGCCTTCCAACAACCGTCTGACTGTCTGA
- the copz1 gene encoding coatomer subunit zeta-1, translating into MDSPILEPSLYTVKAVLILDNDGDRLYAKYYDDTYPTVKEQKAFEKNIFNKTHRTDSEIALLEGLTVVYKSNIDLFFYVIGSSHENELMLMAVLNCLFDSLSQMLRKNVERRALLENMEGLFLAVDEIVDGGVILESDPQQVVHRVALRGDDVPLTEQTVTQVLQSAKEQIKWSLLR; encoded by the exons ATGGATTCTCCAATATTG GAACCGTCCTTGTACACTGTCAAAGCAGTTCTGATACTGGACAACGATGGAGACAGGCTTTACGCCAAG tattatGATGATACATACCCGACAGTGAAGGAGCAGAAGGCATTTGAGAAGAACATattcaacaaaacacacaggacagaca GCGAGATAGCATTACTCGAGGGCCTCACTGTTGTCTACAAGAGCAACATAGACCTCTTCTTTTATGTGATTGGAAGCTCCCATGAAAATGAG CTTATGCTCATGGCTGTTCTAAATTGCCTGTTTGATTCGCTCAGTCAGATGTTGAG AAAAAATGTCGAGAGGAGGGCTTTGTTGGAGAATATGGAGGGGCTCTTCCTGGCTGTGGATGAAATTGTAGACGGAGG AGTGATCCTGGAGAGTGACCCTCAGCAAGTTGTGCACCGTGTGGCTCTTAGA GGGGATGATGTGCCTTTGACAGAGCAGACAGTCACCCAG GTTCTTCAGTCTGCCAAAGAACAGATCAAGTGGTCGCTTCTACGATAG